The following proteins are co-located in the Gloeocapsa sp. PCC 7428 genome:
- a CDS encoding cyclase family protein codes for MRRLVDLSVLVENSASEPMEIRVERLDHIDGAKHFCAEVATRNAAKSDSRRLEPEDFPNGAFITLDTVTLPTHMGTHIDAPIHYGSDCEGSPARSVDQLPLEWFYSDGVRLDLRHKQPQDFITIADIKTALDATQHQLKPFDIVLIWTGTDKLWGKREYFSHAPGMSREATEWLVEQGIKVIGIDTYGFDRPFVTMLEDFWRTGDRSYLWPAHFYGREREYIQIERLANLDQLPDTGFQVACFPLRVKGLDASWVRAVGIVNEF; via the coding sequence GTGCGGCGGCTGGTTGATTTGAGCGTATTGGTCGAAAACTCGGCGTCAGAACCGATGGAAATTCGCGTCGAGCGACTCGATCATATCGATGGTGCTAAGCATTTTTGTGCGGAAGTGGCAACGCGGAACGCTGCGAAATCTGATTCTCGCCGTCTCGAACCGGAAGATTTTCCTAATGGTGCGTTTATTACTTTAGATACTGTCACCTTACCCACACACATGGGAACGCACATTGACGCACCAATTCATTACGGTTCAGATTGTGAAGGTTCGCCAGCACGTTCGGTCGATCAGCTACCGTTAGAGTGGTTCTATAGTGACGGAGTACGCCTCGACTTACGCCACAAACAGCCGCAAGACTTTATTACCATTGCAGATATCAAAACTGCCCTAGACGCAACGCAACATCAACTCAAGCCGTTTGATATTGTTCTGATTTGGACAGGAACCGATAAACTCTGGGGCAAGCGCGAGTATTTTTCCCATGCACCAGGGATGAGTCGCGAAGCTACCGAGTGGTTAGTAGAACAGGGAATTAAAGTTATTGGCATTGACACTTATGGTTTTGACCGTCCATTTGTCACAATGCTAGAAGACTTTTGGCGGACAGGCGATCGCAGTTATCTTTGGCCCGCACACTTCTACGGACGCGAACGCGAATATATTCAAATCGAACGTCTTGCCAATCTCGATCAGCTACCCGACACAGGGTTTCAAGTCGCTTGTTTTCCCTTGCGTGTTAAAGGTTTAGATGCAAGTTGGGTACGCGCAGTAGGGATAGTTAATGAGTTTTGA
- a CDS encoding carboxymuconolactone decarboxylase family protein, protein MKNMMQEAPDVAQSFFDLAKSVKQYSPLDEKVNELIIIGIFSAHRGLRGINTHVERAMAAGATKEEVIAAILLALPIVGITDVNMALDQAMETIAMTADKKEVAGAAAG, encoded by the coding sequence ATGAAGAACATGATGCAAGAAGCACCGGATGTTGCCCAGAGTTTCTTCGATCTGGCAAAGTCGGTGAAGCAGTATTCTCCGCTTGATGAAAAGGTCAATGAATTAATTATTATCGGTATCTTCAGCGCGCATCGGGGTTTACGAGGCATTAATACTCATGTAGAGCGCGCTATGGCAGCTGGTGCAACTAAAGAAGAAGTGATCGCCGCGATTCTTTTAGCATTACCGATTGTGGGCATTACCGATGTCAATATGGCGTTGGATCAGGCGATGGAGACGATCGCAATGACAGCCGATAAGAAGGAGGTTGCAGGTGCGGCGGCTGGTTGA
- a CDS encoding cupin domain-containing protein, which produces MVTQQKRRLVMGPSDVPTIDDRGGEIHVLISPTSVQSTKLIMGTATVPVGGRVLCHAHPHGEECFYVLQGQGEIEIADVGVVPFQAGQAVLTPQGAAHSIVNVGNEEIRVVFASAPLAPSPKDGHIILEGEH; this is translated from the coding sequence ATGGTAACGCAGCAAAAAAGACGCTTGGTAATGGGACCGAGTGACGTTCCGACGATTGATGACCGAGGTGGCGAGATTCATGTGTTGATTTCTCCTACCAGCGTACAGTCTACCAAGTTGATTATGGGGACAGCAACCGTACCAGTGGGTGGCAGAGTATTATGTCACGCGCATCCGCATGGCGAAGAGTGCTTTTACGTATTGCAAGGGCAAGGCGAAATCGAAATTGCAGATGTGGGTGTTGTTCCGTTTCAAGCTGGACAAGCGGTGCTGACTCCCCAAGGTGCAGCGCATTCGATTGTCAATGTTGGCAATGAAGAAATTCGCGTTGTTTTCGCCTCAGCCCCTTTAGCACCTTCCCCCAAAGACGGACACATTATTCTTGAAGGAGAACATTAA
- a CDS encoding benzoate-CoA ligase family protein, protein MNQYEQLPDIFNVAAYFIKGNLHKGYGERIALYHQDDTYTYRKVSNEICAAAGLLAELGLERENRFAILLPDSPDFVFAFWGAIWLGAVPVPINTACNLDDIEYILQDCRAKILLTTQEWQDKLSPIQSPFLRNILLTDGENSFRTLASSFSQELPPAQTSPDEPAFWLYTSGSTGRPKGAIHLHRSMVFCAEQYGKATLGLHQDDITYSIAKMPFAYGLGNTLYMPMAVGAASILSDANNAFDIIADIHRHRPTILFAIPATYASILAVQDIAPLDASTLRLCVSAAEQLPKSIWQRWRSTYGIEICEGIGTTEFLHIFLSNRLGECRPGSSGKPVVGYDVRIIDENGVSMPTGEIGNLQVGGDSLMLRYWNRHQETRQVIHGNTMRTGDKYLCDADGYFWFMGRKDDLFKVNGQWVSPFEIEDVLLQHESVLDVAVVPESESGENLTQVVAYISLKAGFSESVELEESIRRFAKMQLPRFKAPKKIQFLERLPRTSTGKIHRKALLKASQLVQ, encoded by the coding sequence ATGAATCAGTACGAACAATTACCTGATATTTTCAATGTTGCAGCCTACTTTATCAAAGGTAATTTGCATAAAGGCTATGGCGAACGAATTGCTTTGTATCATCAGGACGACACATACACGTATCGCAAAGTCAGTAACGAAATTTGTGCTGCTGCTGGATTACTTGCCGAGTTAGGTTTAGAACGCGAAAATCGATTCGCGATTCTCTTACCTGATAGTCCAGATTTTGTCTTTGCCTTTTGGGGGGCGATTTGGTTAGGTGCTGTTCCAGTACCAATTAATACGGCGTGTAACCTTGATGATATTGAGTACATTTTGCAAGATTGCCGCGCTAAAATCTTACTCACAACTCAAGAGTGGCAAGACAAACTTTCGCCAATTCAATCTCCGTTCTTACGGAATATCCTCCTCACTGATGGAGAGAACTCCTTTAGGACACTTGCAAGCTCATTTTCTCAAGAACTACCACCCGCACAAACATCCCCCGACGAACCAGCGTTTTGGCTTTATACTTCCGGTAGTACAGGTAGACCCAAGGGCGCGATTCATCTTCATCGTAGTATGGTCTTCTGTGCAGAACAGTACGGTAAAGCAACGCTTGGTTTGCATCAAGACGACATCACGTATTCGATCGCTAAGATGCCGTTTGCCTACGGTTTAGGCAACACTTTATATATGCCGATGGCGGTTGGCGCAGCATCGATTTTGTCAGATGCAAATAATGCGTTTGACATTATTGCCGATATTCATCGCCATCGACCGACAATTTTGTTTGCAATTCCTGCTACCTATGCTAGTATTCTGGCAGTGCAAGATATTGCTCCTTTAGATGCTTCCACATTGCGCTTATGCGTATCGGCAGCAGAGCAACTACCAAAAAGCATTTGGCAAAGGTGGCGTAGTACCTACGGTATAGAAATTTGCGAAGGTATTGGCACAACTGAGTTTTTACACATCTTTCTTTCCAATCGTTTAGGCGAGTGTCGTCCTGGTAGTTCGGGTAAACCTGTTGTTGGTTACGATGTCCGCATCATTGATGAAAATGGCGTATCAATGCCTACTGGTGAAATTGGTAATTTGCAAGTAGGTGGCGACAGTTTAATGCTGCGGTATTGGAACCGTCACCAAGAAACGCGCCAAGTCATCCACGGTAATACAATGCGTACCGGAGATAAATATCTTTGTGACGCAGATGGCTATTTCTGGTTTATGGGACGCAAAGACGACCTGTTTAAGGTTAACGGACAATGGGTGTCGCCGTTTGAAATCGAAGATGTGTTGCTGCAACACGAAAGTGTACTTGATGTTGCAGTCGTACCGGAATCAGAAAGTGGTGAAAATTTAACACAAGTTGTGGCGTACATCAGCCTCAAAGCTGGTTTCTCCGAGTCGGTTGAACTAGAAGAGAGTATTCGCAGATTTGCCAAAATGCAACTACCGCGATTTAAAGCTCCGAAAAAAATTCAATTTTTAGAACGCTTACCGCGTACCTCAACGGGAAAAATTCACCGTAAAGCATTACTCAAAGCCAGTCAACTGGTTCAATAA
- a CDS encoding holo-ACP synthase: protein MYLQIAQPRQLAEIKGIGIDIAPVSKIASLVSRYNSETLTLLFTPREIEQCQSAPYPNRYYAVCFAAKEAVGKALGTGLVDINWNEIESIISQSELTIKLRGAAKQKALQCGVKAWLATWCYWDDYVMVHVLSKGEHV from the coding sequence ATGTATCTACAAATTGCCCAACCAAGACAACTTGCCGAAATTAAAGGTATCGGAATTGATATCGCACCCGTTAGCAAAATTGCCTCGCTCGTCAGTCGCTACAACAGTGAAACGCTGACTCTGCTGTTTACTCCTCGCGAAATCGAACAGTGCCAATCTGCACCTTATCCTAATCGGTATTACGCCGTATGTTTTGCCGCTAAAGAAGCTGTAGGCAAAGCCCTAGGAACTGGATTAGTTGATATCAACTGGAACGAGATTGAATCGATAATCTCTCAGTCAGAATTAACAATCAAGCTACGCGGCGCAGCAAAACAAAAAGCATTGCAGTGTGGAGTGAAAGCATGGCTAGCAACTTGGTGCTACTGGGATGACTATGTGATGGTTCACGTTCTTTCTAAGGGCGAACACGTATGA
- a CDS encoding acyl carrier protein: protein MVMDALKDILVDLGIPEQEITETALLRKDLQLDSTETVDISLGLKRRFGVNVKLESRKDMTLKDVCEMVNSAIAATATAT from the coding sequence ATGGTCATGGATGCGCTAAAAGACATCTTAGTTGATTTAGGAATTCCCGAACAAGAGATTACAGAAACAGCACTGCTGCGCAAAGACTTGCAACTCGACTCAACAGAAACCGTCGATATTTCCCTTGGACTCAAACGCCGCTTTGGTGTCAATGTCAAACTAGAATCCCGCAAGGACATGACATTAAAAGATGTTTGCGAGATGGTTAACAGCGCGATCGCGGCTACGGCTACGGCGACATGA
- a CDS encoding beta-ketoacyl synthase, producing the protein MSKHDVVITGIGIINPAGIGKDEFWHNISTGKSAIREISRFDSTDFPTKVAGEIAEFEPADYIPRRFIVKTDRFTHYALAATELALQDATLDLTQEDSYRVGVWFGNNAGGWDICERGFYELYNDGATMVNPWQATAWFPTAAQGYVTIRYGIRGYSKSFVCDRASGASGLYFGIKSIQEGFNDVVIAGGSEAPITRFGMTCYYETGEVSAATDPEKAYLPFDRNRTGLVLGEGSTVLVLESEEHARNRGAKIYGKVVSGCMTTDTDPTSGIHFERCMTRAIQSAQIQPTDIDVVLAEGCGTQQSDRIEGEAISTVFAQAPKVAVSVPKALYGHLYGASCVTEVACSLLAMETEQLPTMSQTEPDADCRLNFVTQPQNHPVRHALVNSRAREGVNASFVIAK; encoded by the coding sequence GTGAGTAAACACGATGTAGTAATTACTGGTATTGGTATTATCAACCCTGCTGGTATTGGTAAAGATGAATTTTGGCACAATATTAGTACAGGTAAGTCGGCAATTCGCGAGATTAGCCGCTTTGATTCGACAGACTTTCCAACTAAAGTTGCGGGTGAGATTGCCGAGTTTGAACCAGCCGATTATATCCCGCGCCGCTTTATTGTTAAAACAGATCGATTTACGCACTACGCTTTAGCGGCAACCGAATTAGCGCTGCAAGATGCCACACTTGATTTAACTCAAGAAGATTCGTATCGCGTTGGCGTTTGGTTTGGTAACAATGCAGGCGGTTGGGATATCTGCGAACGCGGATTTTACGAACTGTATAACGACGGCGCAACGATGGTCAATCCTTGGCAAGCAACCGCGTGGTTTCCGACAGCTGCCCAAGGATATGTGACGATTCGCTATGGAATTCGCGGGTATAGTAAGAGTTTTGTTTGCGATCGCGCCAGTGGTGCAAGTGGACTGTACTTTGGTATCAAGTCAATTCAAGAAGGATTTAACGATGTTGTGATCGCTGGCGGTTCAGAAGCACCGATCACGCGGTTTGGGATGACGTGTTACTACGAAACCGGAGAAGTCAGCGCCGCGACTGATCCAGAAAAAGCTTATTTACCCTTCGACCGCAATCGTACAGGCTTAGTATTAGGTGAAGGAAGTACCGTTTTAGTGCTAGAGTCTGAAGAACACGCCCGTAATCGAGGTGCGAAGATTTACGGTAAAGTCGTCTCAGGTTGCATGACGACGGATACCGATCCTACAAGCGGCATTCACTTTGAGCGCTGCATGACACGTGCGATTCAATCTGCACAAATTCAACCCACAGATATTGATGTTGTTTTAGCCGAAGGCTGCGGAACGCAACAAAGCGATCGCATCGAAGGCGAAGCCATTTCTACAGTTTTTGCCCAAGCGCCAAAGGTTGCGGTTTCTGTTCCGAAAGCACTTTACGGTCATCTTTATGGTGCAAGTTGCGTTACTGAGGTCGCTTGCAGCCTCTTAGCAATGGAAACCGAACAATTACCAACAATGAGCCAAACCGAGCCAGATGCAGACTGTCGGCTCAACTTTGTGACGCAACCACAAAATCATCCGGTACGCCACGCACTCGTCAATTCCCGCGCCCGCGAGGGAGTGAATGCATCGTTTGTGATTGCTAAGTGA
- a CDS encoding beta-ketoacyl synthase, translated as MKRVVITGIGVVAPLGIGKEQFWKNAIRGQSYLQADPEMEAMGIKSKVVCRVADFDLSDYCSGAEFDHLVEQDRVVQFGVVSGTAAIADSGLDLSQEDPESLGIIFSSAIGGTPTIQKIFERCSEKGTQPLKHVATGENFYNAGMFNYPAALLARKHGFQGPCTSLSTGCTAGLDALGLSFELIRSGECKVMLAGASEAPLTSLTYATLDVIGSLSVADCEPEKASRPFDAKRGGFVISEAGAVLVLEELEHALNRNAHIYAEVVSYYSVSNAFHMTDLPDHGVPMAAVMERTLHLGNVEPEELDYINAHGSSTPQNDLFETNAYKQVLGDKAYRLPISSTKSMIGHSLSSASLVGVVATLGAIELSVIHPTANYEFPDPNCDLDYVPNEARSTEVNTALLTASGFGGIHSAAIFKKYQESLGE; from the coding sequence ATGAAACGAGTAGTCATTACAGGTATTGGTGTTGTCGCTCCTTTAGGAATCGGTAAGGAGCAGTTTTGGAAAAATGCAATTCGCGGACAATCGTATTTGCAAGCCGATCCAGAAATGGAGGCGATGGGGATTAAAAGTAAAGTGGTTTGTCGAGTTGCTGATTTTGATCTTTCCGATTACTGTTCGGGAGCAGAGTTTGACCACTTAGTTGAACAAGATCGAGTTGTGCAGTTTGGCGTTGTCTCTGGAACGGCGGCGATCGCGGATTCAGGTTTAGACTTGAGTCAAGAAGATCCTGAATCTTTAGGAATTATCTTTTCATCGGCGATCGGTGGTACGCCAACAATTCAAAAAATCTTTGAGCGGTGTAGCGAAAAAGGTACCCAGCCGTTAAAACACGTTGCCACGGGTGAGAATTTTTACAACGCAGGGATGTTTAATTATCCTGCGGCGCTCTTGGCACGGAAACACGGATTTCAAGGACCGTGTACTTCACTATCAACCGGTTGCACGGCGGGGTTAGATGCATTGGGGTTGAGTTTTGAACTGATTCGCTCTGGCGAATGCAAGGTAATGCTGGCTGGAGCCTCCGAAGCGCCACTGACTAGCTTGACATATGCAACACTTGATGTTATAGGATCGCTTTCAGTAGCAGATTGCGAACCAGAAAAGGCATCGCGTCCCTTTGATGCCAAGCGTGGTGGATTTGTCATTAGTGAAGCTGGTGCGGTACTCGTACTTGAAGAACTCGAACACGCGCTGAATCGCAACGCCCACATTTATGCGGAAGTTGTCAGTTACTACAGCGTCAGCAATGCCTTTCACATGACGGATCTTCCCGACCATGGAGTTCCTATGGCAGCAGTGATGGAACGGACGCTCCATCTAGGTAATGTTGAACCAGAAGAGCTTGATTATATCAACGCGCATGGTAGTTCCACACCGCAAAACGATTTATTTGAGACGAATGCTTATAAGCAAGTACTAGGCGATAAAGCATACCGCTTGCCAATTAGCTCAACCAAGTCGATGATTGGTCATTCGCTCTCTTCTGCCAGTTTAGTAGGAGTTGTGGCAACTTTAGGCGCAATTGAACTTTCGGTTATTCATCCAACTGCCAATTACGAGTTTCCCGATCCTAATTGTGACCTTGATTACGTACCCAACGAAGCACGTTCCACCGAGGTCAACACCGCGCTGCTCACAGCGAGTGGTTTCGGCGGTATTCATTCGGCAGCTATTTTCAAAAAGTATCAGGAGTCGTTAGGTGAGTAA
- a CDS encoding methylenetetrahydrofolate reductase, whose protein sequence is MIAVNKLQTLLNADHFVVSAELTPPRHYKIKPLISKAEKIAAYVDAVHLNDNALSQARLSNVVAAHLIQQIGIEPVVQLTLRHKNRIALQSDLLGLAALGIRNIMILGGYPCSIGSDPEAKEANDISAIDAIAAIHNLTTYGKMFNGDTIAPAPDFYIGTIALPYAAPDKLEESMALLEAKIARGARYIQLQATFDLAAMQQWMAEVVKRGLHQRVHFIGAIFPFSSWKGLEFLQKMPGFYIPHEVVERIRRGDCKSESLKITLELIQGMQAIEGIRGVHLRLIGSSDCSQIVELAGLRQFASNHFGEAFPLS, encoded by the coding sequence ATGATTGCTGTAAATAAGTTACAAACATTGTTAAATGCTGATCATTTTGTTGTGTCAGCTGAGTTAACGCCACCGCGACATTACAAGATAAAGCCATTAATTAGCAAAGCAGAAAAGATTGCTGCGTATGTAGATGCAGTGCATTTAAATGACAACGCGCTGTCACAAGCACGGTTATCTAATGTTGTAGCCGCACATTTAATTCAACAAATAGGAATTGAACCTGTTGTGCAACTCACACTACGCCACAAAAACCGAATTGCTTTGCAGAGTGACTTATTAGGGCTAGCAGCACTGGGAATTCGCAACATCATGATTTTAGGAGGCTATCCCTGTTCAATTGGTAGCGATCCAGAAGCAAAGGAGGCAAATGATATTTCTGCAATTGATGCGATCGCCGCAATCCACAACTTAACAACTTATGGCAAGATGTTTAATGGAGATACGATCGCGCCCGCACCTGACTTTTATATCGGAACCATCGCACTTCCCTATGCCGCGCCGGATAAATTAGAGGAGAGTATGGCGCTTTTGGAGGCAAAAATTGCTCGCGGCGCACGTTACATTCAACTACAAGCAACTTTCGATCTGGCAGCAATGCAGCAATGGATGGCAGAAGTTGTGAAACGCGGGTTGCATCAGCGAGTTCATTTTATCGGCGCAATCTTTCCTTTTAGTAGCTGGAAAGGACTTGAGTTTTTACAGAAAATGCCAGGCTTCTACATTCCTCATGAAGTTGTCGAGCGCATTCGCAGGGGTGATTGTAAGTCAGAAAGTCTGAAAATTACTTTAGAGCTTATTCAAGGAATGCAAGCGATAGAAGGCATTCGCGGCGTTCATTTACGATTGATTGGTTCGAGTGATTGTTCTCAAATTGTCGAGTTAGCAGGGTTACGGCAATTCGCCTCGAACCACTTTGGCGAAGCCTTCCCACTCTCTTAG
- a CDS encoding NACHT domain-containing NTPase, translating into MKVQAGRSLKASPEGLNRANRAMLMFATKLDLADELEVSRSTVQKFFAGKPVGRENFHKICQRLELPWQDVAELETWEEETAELGEEVEFAQIALTNFSSRCDIDISVQEVRDKLRTAIEQRCGLMRVLDMSQPVELNNIYTKINLLKKITGRRRLELADLLKVCVPDEFDRPNLGEVTQSSISGLDALQEHTKLAVLGKPGAGKTTFLKHIALQCINGKLQANRVPILIALKDFAETPKQPSLLEYIAQQFTSCGIIDSAIAAQILIHGRALVLLDGLDEVQEKDCYRVVQEIRNFVAKFLHCHFVLTCRIATREYTFEEFTEVEIADFDADQIASFAHNWFVSQEESTNFLQKLQQNATIRELATNPLLLTLICLVFAETASFPTNRTQFYKEGINLLLKKWDAKRNIEREQVYKNLSVKHKEDLLSQIAFQTFEQGEYFFRQQELEQYIADYIRSLPSSVTATQALQLDSEVILKSIEAQHGLLVERARGIYSFSHLTFHEYFTAQTIVDNPDPDALERGLRKLVSHSTEKRWREVFLFSVSMLRNADYLLLLMKQHVDQLLATDDQLQAFLTWVSQKARSMCLQKSVLVRAFYFDLDVSRTSNLFSSTLDLSRALEPTITRKINDELALDLALDRTLALNHVIKDTPKRILTFKRVLERAINRASIVDPKLEQELEQLKSQVFGSLNDSEFDLWWEANGDAWMEQLKVVSISYRDFGYDWQFSRQQMEILKQYYNANQLLIDCLNDSCYVSNRVRQEIQDNLLLPLAEIKALSLWHKTAFQAS; encoded by the coding sequence ATGAAAGTACAGGCAGGGCGATCGCTAAAAGCATCACCGGAAGGACTTAACCGCGCCAATCGGGCTATGTTGATGTTTGCAACCAAACTTGATTTGGCAGATGAGTTAGAAGTCTCGCGCTCGACAGTGCAAAAGTTCTTTGCTGGCAAACCGGTAGGGCGAGAAAACTTTCATAAAATCTGTCAAAGGTTGGAATTACCTTGGCAAGATGTTGCTGAACTAGAAACTTGGGAGGAAGAAACTGCTGAATTAGGCGAGGAAGTTGAATTTGCTCAGATAGCGTTAACTAACTTCAGTAGCCGGTGTGACATAGACATATCAGTACAAGAGGTACGCGACAAACTACGTACCGCAATCGAACAAAGGTGCGGGCTAATGCGGGTACTAGATATGTCCCAGCCCGTTGAATTAAACAACATTTATACCAAAATTAACCTACTCAAAAAAATTACGGGGCGACGCCGACTAGAACTCGCCGATTTACTCAAAGTTTGCGTTCCAGACGAATTTGATCGTCCAAACTTGGGAGAAGTCACTCAAAGCTCAATATCAGGTTTAGATGCACTCCAAGAGCATACAAAGTTAGCCGTATTAGGTAAACCAGGTGCAGGCAAAACAACTTTTTTGAAGCACATTGCTTTACAATGTATCAACGGAAAGCTACAAGCCAATCGAGTCCCCATCTTAATCGCGCTCAAAGACTTTGCCGAAACACCCAAACAGCCAAGCTTGCTTGAGTACATAGCACAGCAGTTTACCAGCTGCGGAATTATAGATAGCGCGATCGCGGCTCAAATATTAATTCATGGTAGGGCGCTCGTCTTACTCGATGGACTCGACGAGGTGCAGGAGAAAGATTGCTACCGCGTTGTCCAAGAGATCCGAAATTTTGTAGCGAAGTTTCTTCATTGCCATTTTGTCTTGACGTGTCGAATTGCAACCCGCGAATATACTTTTGAAGAGTTTACTGAGGTAGAAATTGCTGATTTTGATGCAGATCAAATCGCCAGTTTTGCTCATAATTGGTTTGTTTCGCAAGAGGAAAGTACAAATTTTCTACAAAAGCTCCAACAAAACGCTACAATTCGCGAACTCGCGACTAATCCATTATTACTAACGCTAATATGTTTAGTATTTGCAGAAACAGCGAGTTTTCCTACCAATCGCACGCAGTTTTACAAAGAAGGAATTAATCTACTGCTCAAAAAATGGGATGCTAAGCGTAACATTGAACGCGAGCAAGTCTACAAAAACTTGTCAGTGAAACACAAGGAAGATCTACTTAGCCAAATTGCTTTTCAGACGTTTGAACAAGGTGAATACTTCTTCCGCCAGCAAGAGTTAGAACAGTACATTGCTGATTATATTCGTAGCTTACCGAGTAGCGTCACGGCAACTCAAGCATTGCAACTCGATAGCGAAGTCATTCTCAAATCAATCGAAGCTCAACATGGGTTGTTAGTAGAACGCGCTAGGGGAATCTATTCGTTTTCGCACTTGACATTTCATGAGTATTTCACGGCGCAGACAATTGTTGATAACCCCGATCCTGACGCTTTAGAGCGAGGGTTACGAAAACTGGTTAGTCATAGCACAGAGAAGCGCTGGCGGGAAGTATTTTTGTTTAGCGTTAGTATGCTACGAAATGCTGACTATCTGCTGCTGTTAATGAAGCAACACGTCGATCAACTCCTAGCAACAGATGATCAATTACAAGCGTTTCTTACTTGGGTTAGCCAAAAAGCTCGTAGTATGTGTTTACAGAAGTCAGTACTCGTACGAGCTTTCTATTTTGACCTTGACGTATCACGAACTTCTAATCTATTCAGTAGTACTTTAGATTTATCGCGTGCGCTTGAGCCGACAATAACTCGTAAAATAAATGATGAGCTTGCACTTGACCTGGCGCTTGATCGGACACTGGCGCTTAATCATGTCATTAAAGATACTCCCAAGCGCATCCTGACTTTCAAGCGTGTTCTTGAGCGAGCAATCAACCGTGCTAGTATTGTCGATCCTAAGCTTGAGCAAGAATTGGAACAACTTAAATCACAAGTATTCGGCTCACTTAACGATAGTGAATTTGACCTGTGGTGGGAAGCTAACGGTGATGCTTGGATGGAACAATTAAAGGTCGTCTCTATTTCCTATCGGGATTTTGGCTACGATTGGCAGTTTAGTCGTCAGCAGATGGAAATACTTAAACAATACTACAATGCCAACCAATTATTGATAGATTGTCTGAACGATAGCTGTTATGTCAGCAATCGAGTGCGGCAAGAAATTCAAGATAATTTGTTACTACCACTTGCCGAAATTAAAGCATTGTCACTTTGGCACAAAACTGCTTTTCAAGCAAGTTAA
- a CDS encoding tetratricopeptide repeat protein: MNLARNHEYEKILDQYQEYAIASIAEVADFLRTEDVYKVATKLYQHLLKHQQTADFHYGIGQCYGKTYDYATSLHHLEQAFTANRSEGANYYAYILERNFLMDRAYEWYQKALQRGYDTDLWTLSHYAYFLEKYNRIEAAEQAYNDVLTKNPAYTWAVKRYAVFLLKQNDSTRSMELMQDALHKFPNNPFVKLNYLEYLIIRGMLEEYNEYCQNLNYEELVLPFQILIDLFDYYCNFLLKGKTDRVKVNSYEEKVKIYKDGIHRDFDDLTDLLTSRNGDIVEWKRLIDILLI; the protein is encoded by the coding sequence ATGAATCTTGCTCGAAATCATGAGTATGAAAAGATTCTTGACCAATATCAAGAATATGCGATCGCCTCAATTGCAGAAGTTGCAGACTTTTTGCGTACAGAAGATGTTTATAAAGTAGCAACCAAACTATATCAACACTTGCTGAAGCACCAACAAACAGCAGATTTTCATTACGGAATCGGTCAATGCTATGGTAAAACTTACGATTACGCAACCTCATTGCACCATCTTGAACAAGCATTTACCGCAAATAGAAGTGAAGGAGCCAATTACTACGCTTACATTCTAGAGCGCAACTTTTTGATGGATCGCGCTTATGAATGGTATCAAAAAGCTTTACAGCGTGGCTATGACACCGACTTGTGGACACTCTCACACTATGCTTATTTCTTAGAAAAGTACAACCGTATAGAAGCAGCAGAACAAGCTTACAATGATGTTTTGACTAAAAATCCTGCTTACACGTGGGCAGTGAAACGGTACGCTGTTTTCTTACTCAAGCAAAATGACTCTACTCGCTCGATGGAGCTTATGCAAGATGCATTACACAAATTCCCTAACAATCCTTTTGTCAAACTCAACTATTTAGAATATCTTATCATTCGAGGAATGCTAGAAGAATACAACGAGTATTGTCAAAATTTAAATTATGAAGAATTAGTTCTGCCATTCCAAATACTAATTGATCTATTTGACTATTATTGCAATTTTCTACTTAAAGGCAAAACAGATCGTGTAAAAGTAAATTCTTACGAAGAAAAAGTCAAAATTTATAAAGATGGAATTCATCGAGATTTTGATGACTTGACTGATCTTCTTACGTCTAGAAATGGCGACATCGTAGAGTGGAAACGTTTAATTGATATTTTATTAATTTAG